From Nocardia sp. XZ_19_385, the proteins below share one genomic window:
- a CDS encoding MazG family protein: protein MDRLWNFGGWEVTQTHDSLRPYLLEETYELLDAIQHNDADTIKEELGDLLLQVLFHSRIAQAAGEFTVDDVAAVLVAKLVNRSPQLSGTPIDPDAPLEVKIAAQEAAWEERKSTEKSRRSCLDGIAMAQPALALAEKIIARSTKAGLPEDLIPKALRVVHLGGPDSAEERLRKATLAFATTIRIAEDTAESARGTREALAPADWRQYWPS from the coding sequence ATGGACCGGCTGTGGAACTTCGGCGGCTGGGAAGTCACCCAAACCCACGACTCCCTGCGCCCCTACCTGCTCGAGGAAACCTACGAACTCCTCGACGCCATCCAGCACAACGACGCAGACACCATCAAGGAAGAACTCGGCGACCTGCTGTTGCAGGTGCTGTTCCACTCCAGAATCGCCCAGGCCGCAGGCGAATTCACCGTCGACGACGTAGCCGCCGTCCTGGTCGCCAAACTCGTCAACCGCAGCCCCCAACTGTCGGGCACCCCGATAGACCCGGACGCCCCCCTGGAAGTGAAGATCGCCGCCCAGGAAGCAGCCTGGGAGGAACGCAAATCCACGGAGAAGTCCCGCCGCTCCTGCCTCGACGGCATCGCCATGGCCCAACCGGCACTCGCCCTGGCAGAGAAAATCATCGCCCGCAGCACTAAAGCGGGTTTACCCGAAGATCTGATCCCCAAGGCCCTGCGGGTAGTCCACCTGGGCGGCCCCGACAGCGCCGAGGAACGCCTCCGCAAAGCAACCCTCGCCTTCGCAACCACCATCCGCATCGCCGAAGACACCGCCGAATCCGCCCGCGGCACCCGCGAAGCACTCGCACCCGCCGATTGGCGCCAGTACTGGCCCAGCTGA
- the mfd gene encoding transcription-repair coupling factor, with amino-acid sequence MSTHRPPLAGLAAVAGADTALRTVAELVGKSTVELVAPSAVRPFVATTVAAKRPLVVVTATGREADDLTVELVEILGGSVAQFPSWETLPHERLSPGADTVGRRLEVLRRLAHPEDTMFPEPLRVIVTTVRSLMQPMAAGLGDIEPVVLRVGAELDFDELLTRLVEFAYTRVDMVGKRGEFAVRGGILDVFPPTADHPVRVEFWGDEITELRAFSVADQRSLSDVDMPVVVATPCRELLLTEAVRDRAAEVAKLNAADAALVEMLDKLSEGIPVEGMEALLPVLQPGELRLLTEVLPEGTHLLLCDPEKVRTRAADLVRTGEEFLEASWTAASFGGAAPLGGHGLDLAASGYRALPEIHESADQHGLPWWTLSPLESGDPAEVVLPVAGGTSARGSAELVATIFASLRAHVATGGRAVVVVAGHGTAQRILERLADADVPAGALRPGAEPAVGVVGVLCGSLHDGLVFTDAGLVVVAESDLTGNRVTAPGDGKRMPAKRRNQVDPLALSAGDMVVHDQHGIGRFVEMIERTVGGARREYLVIEYAPSKRGQPGDRLFVPMESLDQLSRYVGGELPSLSKLGGSDWANTKRKARKAVREIAGELVQLYAARQAAPGHAFGPDTPWQQEMEDAFVFTETVDQMTAIAEVKSDMEKAVPMDRVVCGDVGYGKTEIAVRAAFKAVQDGKQVVVLVPTTLLAQQHLQTFTDRVAGFPVTVKGLSRFTDPADAREVMAGMADGSVDIVVGTHRLLQTGIRWKDLGLVVVDEEQRFGVEHKEHIKALRTHVDVLTMSATPIPRTLEMSLAGIREMSTILTPPEERHPVLTYVGAYNDKQVTAAIRRELLRDGQVFYVHNRVSSIDKAAKRIRELVPEARVAIAHGQMNEDTLEQTVQGFWEREFDVLVCTTIIETGLDISNANTLIVERADALGLSQLHQLRGRVGRSRERGYAYFLYPPEKPLTETAYDRLATISQNSDLGAGMAVAMKDLEIRGAGNVLGAEQSGHVAGVGFDLYVRLVGEAVEAYRAAADGKPITTSEEVKEVRIDLPVDAHIPPDYIASDRLRLEAYRKLASAQDDSALAAVIEELIDRYGPLPVEVGRLVSVAKLRLLAREYSVTEIAVTGTTLKISPLLNMPDSKQLRLKRLYPSANYKAASGVVSLPLPRTEDSVGADRVRDIQLMQFVADLLLALDGKAQGAVDLTVATEATAAR; translated from the coding sequence ATGTCCACGCACCGCCCACCTCTTGCCGGACTGGCCGCGGTGGCCGGGGCCGACACTGCCCTGCGGACCGTTGCCGAGCTGGTTGGCAAGTCGACCGTGGAGCTGGTCGCGCCGAGTGCGGTGCGGCCGTTCGTTGCCACCACCGTCGCGGCGAAGAGGCCGCTGGTGGTGGTCACGGCGACGGGTCGTGAGGCTGATGATCTGACGGTTGAGCTGGTGGAGATCCTCGGCGGGAGTGTGGCGCAGTTTCCGTCCTGGGAGACGCTGCCGCATGAGCGGCTGTCGCCCGGTGCCGACACAGTGGGGCGTCGGCTGGAGGTGCTGCGGCGGCTCGCGCATCCTGAGGACACGATGTTCCCGGAGCCGCTGCGCGTGATCGTGACTACCGTGCGCTCGCTGATGCAGCCGATGGCGGCGGGGCTCGGTGATATCGAGCCGGTGGTGCTGCGGGTTGGTGCGGAGCTCGACTTCGACGAATTGCTTACGCGCCTGGTCGAATTCGCGTACACGCGGGTGGACATGGTGGGTAAGCGTGGTGAGTTCGCGGTGCGTGGCGGCATTCTCGATGTGTTTCCGCCGACCGCGGATCATCCGGTGCGCGTGGAGTTCTGGGGTGACGAGATCACCGAGTTGCGTGCGTTCTCGGTGGCCGATCAGCGGTCGCTGTCGGATGTGGACATGCCCGTTGTGGTCGCGACGCCGTGCCGGGAGCTGTTGCTGACCGAGGCCGTGCGGGACCGGGCGGCCGAGGTCGCCAAGCTCAATGCGGCCGATGCCGCGCTGGTGGAGATGCTGGACAAGCTCTCCGAGGGTATTCCGGTCGAGGGTATGGAGGCGTTGCTGCCGGTGTTGCAGCCCGGCGAACTGCGGTTGCTGACCGAGGTGCTGCCCGAGGGGACGCATTTGCTGCTGTGCGATCCGGAGAAGGTTCGTACGCGTGCCGCCGACCTGGTGCGCACCGGTGAGGAGTTTCTCGAAGCCTCTTGGACCGCAGCGTCTTTCGGTGGTGCGGCGCCGCTGGGTGGGCACGGGCTCGATCTCGCCGCCTCCGGGTATCGGGCGCTGCCGGAGATCCACGAGAGCGCCGATCAGCACGGTCTGCCCTGGTGGACGCTGAGCCCGCTGGAATCCGGGGACCCCGCCGAGGTGGTGCTGCCGGTCGCCGGCGGAACCTCCGCCCGTGGCTCCGCCGAGCTCGTCGCGACCATCTTCGCGTCGCTGCGCGCGCATGTGGCGACCGGTGGCCGCGCGGTGGTCGTTGTCGCGGGACACGGTACGGCGCAACGCATTCTGGAACGGCTGGCCGATGCCGACGTGCCCGCTGGGGCTTTGCGGCCCGGCGCCGAACCTGCCGTCGGAGTGGTCGGCGTGCTGTGCGGTTCACTGCACGACGGCCTGGTGTTCACCGATGCCGGTCTGGTGGTTGTCGCCGAATCCGATCTCACCGGTAATCGGGTCACCGCGCCCGGTGACGGCAAGCGGATGCCTGCCAAACGGCGCAACCAGGTCGACCCGCTCGCGCTCAGCGCGGGTGACATGGTGGTGCACGATCAGCACGGCATCGGCCGCTTCGTGGAGATGATCGAACGCACCGTCGGCGGGGCGCGTCGCGAATACCTGGTTATCGAATACGCGCCCAGTAAGCGCGGCCAGCCGGGGGACCGGCTGTTCGTGCCGATGGAATCGCTGGATCAGCTCTCCCGGTATGTGGGCGGCGAGCTGCCGAGCCTGTCCAAGCTCGGCGGCTCGGACTGGGCGAACACGAAACGTAAGGCGCGCAAGGCGGTTCGCGAGATCGCGGGCGAGCTGGTGCAGCTCTACGCGGCCCGGCAGGCCGCGCCCGGGCATGCCTTCGGCCCGGATACGCCGTGGCAACAGGAGATGGAAGACGCGTTCGTCTTCACCGAGACCGTCGACCAGATGACCGCCATCGCCGAGGTGAAATCGGATATGGAGAAGGCGGTCCCGATGGACCGCGTGGTGTGTGGTGACGTCGGATACGGCAAGACCGAGATCGCGGTGCGCGCCGCGTTCAAGGCGGTGCAGGACGGCAAGCAGGTCGTGGTCCTGGTGCCGACAACCCTGCTGGCGCAACAGCATCTGCAGACCTTCACCGATCGCGTCGCCGGGTTCCCGGTCACCGTGAAGGGCCTGTCCCGCTTCACCGATCCCGCCGACGCGCGCGAGGTGATGGCGGGTATGGCCGACGGTTCGGTCGACATCGTGGTCGGCACGCACCGGCTGCTGCAGACCGGTATCCGCTGGAAGGATCTCGGCCTGGTCGTGGTCGACGAGGAGCAGCGCTTCGGTGTCGAGCACAAAGAGCACATCAAGGCGCTGCGGACGCACGTGGACGTGCTGACCATGTCCGCCACGCCGATTCCGCGCACCCTGGAGATGAGCCTGGCCGGCATCCGCGAGATGTCGACCATCCTCACTCCGCCCGAGGAGCGCCATCCGGTGCTCACCTACGTCGGCGCCTACAACGACAAGCAGGTCACCGCCGCCATTCGCCGCGAACTGCTGCGCGACGGCCAGGTGTTCTACGTGCACAACCGGGTGTCCTCGATCGACAAGGCCGCCAAGCGGATTCGCGAGCTGGTGCCCGAGGCGCGGGTGGCGATCGCGCACGGTCAGATGAACGAGGACACCCTCGAGCAGACCGTGCAGGGCTTCTGGGAGCGCGAATTCGACGTGCTGGTGTGTACCACCATCATCGAGACCGGCTTGGACATCTCCAACGCGAACACGCTGATCGTGGAACGCGCTGACGCGCTGGGTCTTTCGCAGCTGCACCAGCTGCGTGGCCGGGTCGGGCGCAGCCGGGAGCGCGGTTACGCCTACTTCCTGTACCCGCCGGAGAAGCCGCTCACCGAAACCGCCTACGACCGCCTTGCCACCATCTCGCAGAACTCCGATCTCGGCGCGGGCATGGCGGTCGCGATGAAGGACCTCGAAATTCGCGGCGCCGGAAACGTGCTCGGCGCCGAACAGTCCGGTCACGTCGCCGGCGTCGGCTTCGACCTCTATGTGCGGCTGGTCGGTGAGGCGGTGGAGGCCTACCGCGCCGCCGCCGACGGCAAGCCGATCACCACCAGCGAGGAAGTCAAGGAGGTCCGCATCGATCTGCCGGTCGACGCGCACATCCCGCCCGACTACATCGCCAGCGACCGCCTGCGCCTGGAGGCTTACCGCAAACTCGCCTCCGCCCAAGACGATTCGGCCCTGGCCGCTGTCATCGAGGAACTCATCGACCGCTACGGCCCGCTGCCCGTGGAGGTCGGCCGCCTGGTGTCGGTGGCGAAGCTGCGCCTGCTGGCCCGCGAATACAGCGTCACCGAAATTGCGGTCACCGGAACCACCTTGAAGATCTCGCCATTGCTGAACATGCCCGACTCCAAGCAGTTGCGGTTGAAGCGGCTCTACCCGAGCGCGAACTACAAGGCGGCCAGCGGTGTCGTCTCGCTGCCGTTGCCGCGAACCGAGGACAGCGTCGGCGCGGACCGGGTGCGCGACATCCAGCTGATGCAATTCGTCGCCGATCTGCTGCTGGCGCTGGACGGAAAAGCCCAGGGCGCAGTCGATCTCACCGTCGCCACCGAAGCCACGGCGGCCCGATGA
- a CDS encoding TetR/AcrR family transcriptional regulator, giving the protein MARQARAEITRDSVLAGAADVFLRLGYANASLSEIIAQSNVTKGALYFHFGSKEELARAVVDQGNERLVSSCQGFFDPRVPALEACIGITYVVADLSMNDPMVGAMLKLTHQIGDYRGAQGDNIAKTWGDTYRLLSERAIAQGDLEPELDPEVVGLLLQEVTAGVHIVAVGTESIDQMATRMERAWYFLLPSIVPSEKLSYFREFAARRLRRYVP; this is encoded by the coding sequence ATGGCTAGGCAAGCGCGCGCGGAGATCACCCGCGACTCCGTCCTTGCGGGCGCTGCCGATGTCTTTCTGCGCTTGGGCTACGCCAACGCGAGCCTCAGCGAGATCATCGCGCAGTCCAATGTGACCAAGGGCGCCTTGTACTTTCACTTCGGCTCGAAGGAAGAGCTAGCGCGCGCCGTAGTGGATCAGGGCAACGAGCGACTGGTCAGCTCGTGCCAGGGTTTCTTCGATCCCCGGGTACCGGCGCTGGAAGCGTGCATCGGCATCACCTACGTGGTGGCGGACCTATCGATGAACGATCCGATGGTCGGCGCCATGCTCAAGCTGACCCATCAGATCGGCGACTACCGCGGCGCCCAGGGCGACAATATCGCCAAGACCTGGGGCGATACCTACCGGTTGCTGTCGGAGCGAGCCATCGCACAGGGCGATCTCGAGCCGGAGCTGGACCCGGAGGTGGTGGGCTTGCTGCTGCAGGAGGTCACTGCGGGCGTGCACATCGTGGCGGTCGGCACCGAGTCGATCGATCAGATGGCCACGCGGATGGAGCGGGCTTGGTATTTCCTGCTGCCGAGCATCGTGCCGAGTGAAAAGCTCTCGTACTTCAGGGAATTCGCGGCGCGGCGCCTACGCCGCTACGTCCCTTGA
- a CDS encoding TetR/AcrR family transcriptional regulator codes for MTGTQRRQQLIEIGRALFAERGYEATSIEEIAQRAQVSKPVVYEHFGGKEGLYAVVVDREMSMLLDMITSSLTHHRSRVRLERVALALLTYIEERTDGFRILVRDQPVATDDGRYSSLLNEATNQVAHILAGDFERREFDTSLATLYAQGLVGMVSTAATWWLDVRTPSKEVVAAHLVNLCWNGLSHLEAAPKLSSQAQVAISGVELTGSAE; via the coding sequence ATGACGGGGACCCAAAGACGGCAGCAGTTGATCGAGATCGGGCGCGCGCTGTTCGCCGAGCGCGGGTACGAGGCGACCTCGATCGAGGAGATCGCGCAACGCGCACAGGTGTCCAAACCTGTGGTGTACGAACACTTCGGCGGTAAGGAAGGCCTCTACGCGGTGGTGGTGGACCGCGAGATGTCGATGTTGCTGGACATGATCACCTCCTCGCTCACCCACCATCGTTCGAGGGTGCGGCTGGAGCGGGTTGCGCTGGCGCTGCTGACCTATATCGAGGAACGCACCGACGGCTTCCGAATCCTGGTGCGGGACCAGCCCGTAGCGACAGACGACGGCCGGTACTCCAGTCTGCTCAACGAGGCGACCAACCAGGTGGCGCATATCCTGGCCGGAGATTTCGAGCGCCGCGAGTTCGACACCAGCCTCGCAACGCTTTACGCACAGGGCCTGGTCGGCATGGTTTCGACCGCCGCGACCTGGTGGCTGGATGTGCGCACACCCTCGAAAGAGGTTGTGGCGGCACATCTGGTGAACCTGTGCTGGAACGGATTGAGTCACCTCGAGGCGGCGCCGAAGCTGAGTTCGCAGGCGCAGGTGGCGATCAGCGGAGTGGAGCTAACCGGCTCGGCTGAGTGA
- the glmU gene encoding bifunctional UDP-N-acetylglucosamine diphosphorylase/glucosamine-1-phosphate N-acetyltransferase GlmU, giving the protein MPQQTAVVVLAAGAGTRMRSKTPKVLHSLAGRSMLAHALHAANEIDPAFLITVVGHDRERVGAAVAVEADIMGREITPVLQEQQLGTGHAVQCALTALPEGFDGDLLVTSADVPLLDGHTLSALLDEHRSYPERSAVTVLTFVPDDPNGYGRIVRDTEGHVTEIVEHADASPEQAAITEVNSGVYVFDAAVLRTMVGRLSTANAQHELYLTDVLKLAREAGNPVHGARLVDAAKVTGVNDRVQLSEAARTLNRYILERHMRAGVTIMDPSSTWVDAAVRIGRDAVLKPGVQLLGTTVVGEDAEVGPDSTLTDVMVGDGAKVIRTHGEGASIGPGATIGPFSYLRPGTVVGDSGKLGAFVETKNATIGAHSKVPHLTYVGDATIGEYSNIGASSVFVNYDGVKKHHTVVGSHVRTGSDTMFIAPVTVGDGAYTGAGTVLRRSVPPGALAVSGGAQKNIEGWVQRHRPGTDAARAAAAANNGGQPDDESGNEQKDGKQQ; this is encoded by the coding sequence ATGCCACAGCAGACCGCCGTCGTCGTTCTCGCAGCTGGAGCCGGGACGCGAATGCGGTCGAAGACCCCTAAGGTGCTGCATTCGCTGGCCGGTCGGAGCATGCTCGCGCACGCGCTGCATGCGGCGAACGAGATCGACCCCGCTTTCCTCATCACCGTGGTGGGCCATGACCGCGAACGAGTCGGCGCCGCGGTAGCAGTGGAAGCCGACATCATGGGCCGCGAGATCACTCCGGTTCTGCAGGAACAACAATTGGGCACCGGGCACGCGGTGCAGTGCGCGCTCACGGCGCTGCCCGAAGGCTTCGACGGCGACCTGCTGGTCACCTCGGCCGACGTGCCGCTGCTGGATGGGCACACCCTGTCCGCGCTGCTCGACGAGCACCGCAGCTACCCCGAACGCTCCGCCGTCACCGTGCTGACCTTCGTACCGGACGACCCGAACGGCTACGGCCGCATCGTCCGGGACACCGAGGGCCATGTCACCGAGATCGTCGAGCACGCCGACGCCAGCCCCGAACAGGCGGCGATCACCGAGGTCAACTCGGGCGTGTATGTCTTCGACGCGGCCGTGCTGCGCACCATGGTGGGCCGGTTGTCCACCGCCAATGCCCAGCACGAGCTCTACCTCACCGATGTCCTGAAGCTGGCCCGCGAGGCCGGCAATCCGGTGCACGGCGCCCGCCTGGTCGACGCGGCCAAGGTCACCGGCGTCAACGATCGGGTGCAGCTGTCCGAGGCGGCGCGCACCCTGAATCGCTACATCCTGGAACGCCACATGCGCGCCGGGGTCACCATCATGGATCCGTCCTCCACCTGGGTGGACGCGGCCGTGCGGATCGGCCGCGACGCGGTGCTCAAGCCGGGCGTGCAGCTGCTCGGCACAACCGTCGTCGGCGAGGACGCCGAGGTCGGACCGGACTCCACGCTGACCGACGTGATGGTCGGCGACGGCGCGAAAGTGATTCGCACACACGGCGAGGGGGCCTCGATCGGGCCCGGCGCCACCATCGGGCCGTTCAGTTATCTACGTCCGGGCACCGTGGTCGGCGATTCCGGCAAACTCGGCGCCTTCGTCGAGACCAAGAACGCCACCATCGGCGCCCACTCCAAGGTGCCGCACCTGACCTACGTCGGCGACGCCACCATCGGCGAGTACAGCAACATCGGCGCCTCGAGCGTGTTCGTCAACTACGACGGCGTGAAAAAACACCACACCGTGGTGGGCTCGCACGTTCGTACGGGCAGCGACACCATGTTCATCGCGCCGGTGACGGTGGGTGACGGCGCCTATACGGGGGCAGGTACTGTACTGCGCAGAAGCGTTCCTCCGGGGGCTCTCGCGGTGTCCGGTGGGGCGCAGAAAAATATCGAGGGCTGGGTCCAGCGACACCGTCCTGGGACGGATGCGGCACGGGCGGCGGCGGCTGCGAACAACGGCGGCCAACCAGATGACGAGTCGGGCAATGAGCAAAAGGATGGCAAACAGCAGTGA
- a CDS encoding ribose-phosphate diphosphokinase produces MTASWIDNQKNLMLFSGRAHPELAEQVAKELDVHVTPQTARDFANGEIFVRFEESVRGSDAFVLQSFPAPLNQWLMEQLIMIDALKRGSAKRITAVLPFYPYARQDKKHRGREPISARLVADLLKTAGADRIITVDLHTDQIQGFFDGPVDHMHAQIQLVEYIRNNYPLENVTVVSPDAGRVKVAEKWANNLADAPMAFIHKTRDPLVPNQVVANRVVGEVEGRTCILIDDMIDTGGTIAGAVKVLKEAGALDVVIAATHGVLSAPAAERLSTCGAKEVVVTNTLPITEDKKFPQLTVLSIAPLLARTIREVFENGSVTGLFNGNA; encoded by the coding sequence GTGACCGCGTCATGGATCGACAACCAGAAGAACCTCATGCTCTTCTCGGGACGCGCTCATCCTGAGCTGGCCGAGCAGGTCGCCAAGGAACTCGACGTCCACGTAACCCCGCAGACCGCCCGCGATTTCGCCAACGGGGAGATCTTCGTCCGCTTCGAGGAATCCGTGCGCGGCTCGGATGCCTTTGTGCTGCAGAGCTTCCCGGCGCCGCTGAACCAGTGGCTGATGGAACAGCTGATCATGATCGACGCGCTCAAGCGCGGATCGGCCAAGCGCATCACCGCGGTGCTGCCGTTCTACCCCTACGCCCGCCAGGACAAGAAGCACCGCGGCCGCGAGCCCATCTCGGCCCGCCTGGTCGCCGACCTGCTCAAGACCGCCGGCGCGGACCGCATCATCACCGTCGACCTGCACACCGACCAGATCCAGGGCTTCTTCGACGGCCCCGTCGATCACATGCACGCGCAGATCCAGCTGGTGGAGTACATCCGCAACAACTACCCGCTGGAGAACGTCACCGTCGTCTCCCCCGACGCGGGCCGCGTCAAGGTCGCCGAGAAGTGGGCCAACAATCTGGCCGACGCCCCGATGGCGTTCATCCACAAGACGCGTGACCCGCTGGTGCCGAACCAGGTCGTGGCCAACCGCGTGGTCGGTGAGGTCGAAGGCCGCACCTGCATCCTGATCGACGACATGATCGACACCGGTGGCACCATCGCCGGCGCGGTCAAGGTGCTCAAGGAGGCGGGCGCGCTCGACGTCGTCATCGCCGCCACCCACGGTGTGCTCAGCGCCCCGGCCGCCGAGCGGCTCTCGACCTGCGGCGCCAAGGAAGTCGTGGTCACCAACACCCTGCCGATCACCGAGGACAAGAAGTTCCCGCAGCTGACGGTGCTGTCCATCGCGCCGCTGCTGGCTCGCACCATCCGCGAGGTCTTCGAAAACGGTTCGGTGACGGGGCTTTTCAACGGCAACGCCTGA